The following proteins come from a genomic window of Vicinamibacteria bacterium:
- a CDS encoding nuclear transport factor 2 family protein produces MATTLVEVDTSVASDPAARFLDALGRRDFDALSSLLAPDIWFRALLPRKLYDLDNRRDAIATLRTWFGGGADFQVLETDHHSLASREYIRYRFLLRPDWAPEQWHVIEQVGFFRVKEGSISRLDLVCTGFLPFEELDEPATEP; encoded by the coding sequence ATGGCGACGACCCTGGTAGAAGTCGACACGAGCGTTGCGAGCGACCCGGCGGCACGGTTTCTCGATGCTCTCGGCCGGCGCGACTTCGACGCCCTCTCGTCGCTCCTGGCTCCGGACATATGGTTCCGGGCCCTATTGCCTCGCAAGCTCTACGACCTCGATAACCGACGGGACGCTATTGCGACCCTCCGTACGTGGTTCGGCGGAGGGGCCGACTTCCAGGTGCTCGAGACCGATCATCACTCGCTCGCATCTCGGGAGTACATCCGGTATCGATTTCTTCTGCGTCCGGATTGGGCGCCGGAGCAGTGGCACGTGATCGAGCAGGTCGGCTTCTTCCGTGTCAAAGAAGGAAGTATCAGCCGCCTCGATCTCGTGTGCACGGGATTCCTCCCGTTCGAGGAGCTCGACGAGCCGGCTACCGAACCCTGA